The Heyndrickxia acidicola sequence TTATAAATAGCGAATCTTCGTATAGAAGAAATGGAAAACAATAAAAAAATAAATCTTAAGAATGGCCAATTTGCTTGAGAACTATAATCTATCTTAGACTAAACTGTTTTTAATTGACGGATTATCACTTACATCAGGATCCATAATCGGAGAGATCGGAAGGCTGACCGGAGATAAATCGCCATTAAGTTCTCCGAATGCCTGATTCCGTTTATATGAAAGAAATTGGTCTATATATTGAAGTGAACCCGCATTAATGACCGCTCCATTATCAACTGAATTAACCTTAAATGCAAAAACATTTAAAACCATAGGGGTAAATTGCACCATCATCTTCACTCCTACAAAAAATTTTTTGTTAAATTAAACTATTTTTAATACTAGCACTATCACTTACATCAGAATCTAACACAGAAGAAGCGGGATTAAAAATTGGAGAAAAATCACCATTTTGTTCCCCAATGCCTTGGTTTCTCTTATAAGATACAAACAAGTCCAAGTGTTGACTTGTTCCCATATTGAATACTGCCGAATGGTCAAGAGAATTTATTTTTATAGACTGCAAATTAATCGTTACGGGCGAAAAAAACATACACATCTCTCCTAAAAAATTGTGAAATGCAATTCTGTTTTCATCCATTTCCTCCTTTATGAAATAATTTTGCATTTTAGATGCTTTAAATGAAGAAATTTTTAATGGCTAATTCGTTTTTTTTACCGAAAAAAAATCAGATAAATCGTTATCTATCGTTTTAGCATACGGATTAACTTGAATTGTATTATCCGCTAGCTGCTGACCAAATGCTTGGTTTTTTCTGGCTGTTACATTTCTGCCAATCTGGATTGTTGTTCCTATTGAAATTGCACTTGAATGATCCGCACTATTAAGCTTTAAATCACCTAAATGAATATTAATTGGAACAGGTTTCATAACTGCTTCCCTTTCTTTTCAGGTTTGTTCGTTTTAAAATTATTTCTTTAAGACTAAGTTAAAAGGACTGATTGTCGACTGTTTCATACAAATAAACTATAAAATAGATCTTTAACAAAGCCTTTTTTAAATTTATTTTTCTCAATAAACTATATGTGTTGGATTATAAATTATTAATGCGGAGCATTTTGTTTACTTTACTTTAAATCTTACGGCCCCTTCAAGTAAGGCTTCTTACGGCCTCAATTACCTTTTTAAAAAATATTTTCAGATACATGATATTTAAATGGCACATCGTTATCTGCTGTTAATGTTAATTTTAGGTTCAACGTTTTTTTTCTCTGTTTTAAAGCCTGAATTCACGGTATTGTTCCTTTTCAGTTCTTTATTTTCTTTATTCAAAAAATCCATTATTCCCCCTTCACCATAAGTTGCTCCTATATTTAGCCTTCCTTTCAATTCCTTAATTCCTAGCTGCCCAAAATTGTTATTAAGCTCCACCTTATCAATGACAAGCCGTTCGACGTTAAGCTTTTCAACCACAATAGGCGGTTGGATATTACCTTCAGGAGTGAGAGGTTTTTCATTATTCGGAATTGCATCATTTTGTACAGACTTATTTTTTTCAATTATTTTCTCCAGCTCACTAATTTTTCTTTTTAATTGCTTTATTGTTGAATCATTTTTTAAAAAATAATTGAATACCCCTTTTAAAGACATAAAATTCACCGCTATCTTTATATTTTTGGCTCTGTTAAATTTCTATATTGATAACTGCTCGTTTTTTTTCCCATTTTCCAGGAAAGAAGGGAACAAAAAGCAAAATATCATGCTTTTTTGTTTCCTTTCTTTCCTGGAGCTAAAAACAACAGAGTCCCCAACAAAGCCATATTTTTTGATGGAGCAGCTTAAAAATGATTGTTATTATGTATAGCATGTCCCACCGCTAAAGGAAATGGATATTATTATGGAGTGAAAGATTACAAAAGGGATTGGTTATCATTGTGGATAAAATTAAAATGCTCATCTTATTTTGTAACACAGGTTCTATAGATTCGAAATAGCTTTTATACAAATATAGCCTACTATTCAATAATAATTTGTTCATCACAGTGTTCAATTCGTGTAAATGTGATAATTAAAAGCCCATTAAGGTATTTTGCCGCACTATTAGCATTTTCAACTGGAGCTGGAATCTTAATAGTCCTTTCAAAAGGGCCGTATTTTCTTTCCGTTACAAGTGGTGTTGCGTGGTGAAATAAAGGTTTGACAATTCCTCTTATGGTGACACTTTGATGATTGAAAGAAACCTTCATATCCTCCTTTGCAACACCTGGCATAGAAGCAATTAGAAAAAGACTTTTTTCATTTATATAAACGTCTACTAGCGGCAATTCCTGCTGCGGTGAAACCGGAGTTTGGACAATTGGCTGACTCGGAGCAGGCCCGGAATTTGTATTCATAAAGGAATTTGTTTGATCCTGATCAAAAATAGAATTCCAAAAATCTCCGCTTCCCTGAACTCTTTGCGCAAACTCCATCCATTGTTTTAGTTTTTCTATATCCATTTTAAACCTCCATGTATATTGAAAAGGGTGGCAGCGGCAGGATTTACATGCTGTAAATATAGGAAAAGCCTTAAAGTGAAAACGTTATATTACATACATATCTCATCATCATCATATATATGTTAGGAAAAGGAGGAGGATGTAATTGGCGTCACCGTCTGTTAATATTAATATTTTTGTTTTAAAAATTAATTCCTTTGAAAATGCGTCTGCAGTAAATATCGGCCAAAATCTGTTAGCAGATTGGCACAATTCGGATAAAAAAAATCAAGGATACGGCCAAAATTTCGGAGATGATTCAAAATTTATCGGTACAAGAAGTATGGTAGATGATAAAGACCAAATTGATTGTCCATCAACTTTTGAATCAACGCCGTTGAATTTGATTTAACGAAAGCCGTCGCTAGTTATAGTTGGTTTTTTTAATATTACTATGTAATTGTGCATTGCAAATTATCAGTAATTATGTTTTCTATGAAATCATTTGTTTTTTACTTTACCTTTTAATCTTTAAATAAAAAGGAATCGGCTTAGCTCGATTCCTTTAATCCTTTCAGAAGTTTAATAAATTCCTCCAGCTTCTGAAGCGAGATCATATTTTCATTACATTTCAGACTATCTCTGCAAATATAGTTACCTCGCTTTGTGAATGTCCCTAGAACTGCCCCTTTTGTTTCCGACATAAACAAGCCTACTTCTGCATGGCGGCTGCAAATGGTACATATCCCTTTTTTTGAGAAGGTGTAAATGTACCATGCAGTCCAACGAAATCATTTTGGTAAAGAGC is a genomic window containing:
- a CDS encoding Hsp20/alpha crystallin family protein produces the protein MDIEKLKQWMEFAQRVQGSGDFWNSIFDQDQTNSFMNTNSGPAPSQPIVQTPVSPQQELPLVDVYINEKSLFLIASMPGVAKEDMKVSFNHQSVTIRGIVKPLFHHATPLVTERKYGPFERTIKIPAPVENANSAAKYLNGLLIITFTRIEHCDEQIIIE